A window from Photobacterium atrarenae encodes these proteins:
- the thiE gene encoding thiamine phosphate synthase has protein sequence MNPYHLYLVTDDQQDLATLTSVVAQAVAGGVTMVQVREKHGDVRAFIERAQAVKDILRGTGVPLIINDRVDVALAVDADGVHLGQSDMPAALARRLIGEDKLLGLSIENEQQLMEAEFLPLDYLGLSAIFTTPTKTDIKKAWGIDGLARAIAQSSYPIVAIGGINAANLDAVVETGVDGIALVSAICHADSPRDAAAALRQQMAMRETVRD, from the coding sequence GTGAACCCATATCATTTATATCTGGTGACAGACGATCAGCAAGATCTCGCGACCCTGACCTCGGTTGTGGCACAAGCCGTTGCGGGCGGGGTGACCATGGTGCAGGTGCGGGAAAAGCACGGTGATGTTCGCGCGTTTATCGAGCGGGCACAGGCGGTGAAAGACATCCTTCGCGGCACGGGTGTGCCTTTGATCATCAACGATCGCGTCGATGTCGCCCTGGCGGTCGATGCCGATGGTGTCCATCTGGGACAATCTGATATGCCAGCGGCGCTGGCGCGCCGATTGATTGGGGAAGACAAGCTGCTCGGCTTGTCGATTGAAAACGAGCAGCAACTGATGGAAGCTGAGTTTCTCCCGCTGGACTATCTGGGGCTGAGTGCGATTTTTACCACCCCGACCAAAACCGACATCAAGAAAGCGTGGGGCATTGACGGGCTGGCCAGGGCGATTGCCCAAAGTAGTTATCCCATCGTTGCGATTGGCGGAATCAACGCGGCTAACCTTGATGCGGTGGTGGAAACGGGCGTTGACGGGATTGCGCTGGTCTCGGCCATTTGTCACGCCGATTCACCGCGTGATGCGGCTGCTGCCTTGCGGCAACAGATGGCTATGCGGGAAACCGTTCGGGATTGA
- the thiM gene encoding hydroxyethylthiazole kinase, which translates to MNTETIVSALNAVRQQKPLVVNITNYVVMNNTANALLALGASPIMAHSREEMAEMMSFAGALVVNIGTLDSSWTPRMAYAVEQANRHGKPVVLDPVGCGASTLRTQTSRQIAQAAAQLIIRGNASEIIALAGEAGQSKGVDALDSSEAAVGTARHLAEVHGCNVVISGATDVVVTAEGEVRLRNGHAMMPSVTGMGCTLSALTGAFAAVGETTGLAAAAVLGVAGEIAAEQSAGPGSLQLNLLDALYQLDETTLRQRLKLA; encoded by the coding sequence ATGAATACCGAAACTATCGTCTCCGCACTGAATGCCGTGCGTCAGCAAAAGCCGCTGGTGGTCAATATCACCAATTACGTTGTCATGAACAACACCGCCAATGCGTTGCTGGCACTGGGTGCATCCCCGATCATGGCGCATTCGCGTGAAGAAATGGCTGAAATGATGAGCTTTGCCGGTGCGTTGGTGGTGAATATCGGCACCCTGGATAGTTCCTGGACGCCGCGCATGGCTTATGCCGTTGAGCAAGCAAATCGACATGGCAAGCCGGTGGTGCTGGATCCGGTCGGTTGTGGGGCCAGCACCCTGCGTACCCAAACGTCGCGTCAGATCGCCCAGGCGGCAGCGCAGCTGATCATCCGCGGCAATGCTTCGGAGATTATTGCGTTGGCCGGAGAAGCAGGCCAGAGCAAAGGGGTGGATGCACTGGACAGCAGTGAAGCTGCCGTGGGGACGGCGCGTCATCTGGCCGAGGTTCATGGGTGCAATGTGGTGATTTCAGGCGCGACCGATGTCGTGGTAACCGCGGAAGGCGAGGTTCGGCTGCGCAACGGCCATGCCATGATGCCGTCTGTCACCGGGATGGGCTGTACGCTGTCGGCACTGACCGGCGCTTTTGCGGCAGTAGGTGAAACCACTGGGCTTGCCGCCGCCGCTGTCCTGGGGGTGGCCGGAGAAATCGCCGCCGAGCAGTCCGCCGGGCCCGGAAGCCTGCAGCTTAACCTGCTCGATGCACTGTATCAGCTCGATGAAACCACACTGCGCCAGCGCCTGAAGTTAGCATAA